In Borrelia coriaceae, the genomic stretch ATGTACCATAAATAGAATACAGAGTCCTTAATATGACATATTCTATTTTATCTTGATTCTCATTTATAACTCTGTCATAAATAATTGCTTCTCTTACACGTCTGTAAAGCAAATCAGGATCTTGTTTTAAAAAATAAAAAAGCTTGTATATAAACTTAGAATTATCATTGAGTATGTTATAACAAGCTAATGGTTTTGCAAAAAATATAGATCCAGTACCAAAAAATCCTTCGATATATAAAGTATGTTTAGGAAAAAGACTTATAATGTTGGCTTTGTACCTATACTTACTGCCTTCTCTATTTAATAATTTCAAATTTTATTAAATACCCTTTTTGATGTAACTTGATATTCCTTACCTTTTCTATCAAGACACAATGAGTCATAACATACTAAGGAATTATTAGTTGCTATAAAATGATAACCTTGTATACCTTTGATTTTAACTTCACTTATTTCAAATTCATTCAATTTACATTTATAAGAATGGTGTTCCCATCTTACATCACTATTAATACCATAGTATTTAAGTATTTTGCATGGATTTAAAATAAAACAATTACATTTCATA encodes the following:
- a CDS encoding DUF261 family protein codes for the protein MCVKQDDPKLVLQIQRWGCYFLSLHYYIANFKKLQFSINDINVNYHKFVDLGYMKCNCFILNPCKILKYYGINSDVRWEHHSYKCKLNEFEISEVKIKGIQGYHFIATNNSLVCYDSLCLDRKGKEYQVTSKRVFNKI